The proteins below come from a single Papaver somniferum cultivar HN1 chromosome 11, ASM357369v1, whole genome shotgun sequence genomic window:
- the LOC113324121 gene encoding uncharacterized protein LOC113324121 — MVNGLKIGDNHLLGQNNLQMKVAEMLNGKIWKIPRELQSALNMERIPDIGEGTDTMKPSWASVLWKYFLHPNIACNVWKLLQGIYTDDETMRKQGYEMPSRCCVCIEEQDSMEHTLWECNFSVQIWDWLCAIFNFSKPLCFNDICRAARNHSPLMKEIWITAVCATVRDLWFQRNAIFFGEGRPDINRFKCKIYQVVHEGGGRMKGNRWGHNYDSQIISFSNWVPGFGIIARDSNCQVIGTLSGGVGITSNFIAEIYAVLCALEWATFLQLKKIIVRSHSKAVIILANNNRVPWEINFSADSLAKKGATLAAGERICHFGRPQTLKRIEMPDTPYYRFC; from the exons atggtcaatGGTTTGAAAATTGGAGACAATCATCTGTTGGGTCAG AACAATCTACAAATGAAAGTTGCAGAAATGCTAAATGGAAAAATCTGGAAGATTCCTAGAGAACTGCAATCTGCACTGAATATGGAAAGAATACCAGACATAGGTGAAGGCACTGATACAATG AAACCTTCATGGGCATCAGTTCTATGGAAATACTTTTTACATCCTAATATTGCTTGCAATGTTTGGAAACTTCTGCAAGGCATATATACTGATGATGAAACAATGAGGAAGCAAGGCTATGAAATGCCATCCAGATGTTGTGTCTGTATTGAAGAGCAGGATAGTATGGAGCATACTTTATGGGAGTGCAATTTCAGTGTGCAAATTTGGGACTGGCTTTGTGCCATTTTTAACTTTTCCAAACCATTATGTTTTAATGATATCTGTAGAGCAGCTAGAAATCACAGTCCCTTGATGAAAGAGATTTGGATCACAGCTGTATGTGCTACAGTGAGAGATTTATGGTTCCAAAGAAATGCAATATTCTTTGGAGAAGGAAGGCCTGACATAAACAGATTTAAGTGCAAAATCTATCAAGTGGTGCATGAAGGAGGAGGTAGAATGAAGGGTAATAGATGGGGACATAATTATGATTCTCAGATTATATCATTTTCAAACTGGGTACCAG GATTTGGAATAATTGCTAGAGATAGTAATTGTCAGGTAATTGGTACACTATCAGGTGGAGTTGGAATAACATCTAATTTTATTGCTGAGATTTATGCAGTTCTGTGTGCACTGGAATGGGCAACTTTTCTACAACTTAAGAAAATCATTGTAAGATCACACTCTAAAGCTGTAATCATTCTAGCTAACAATAATAGAGTGCCTTG GGAAATTAACTTTTCAGCTGATTCATTAGCAAAGAAAGGTGCCACCTTGGCTGCAGGAGAAAGAATTTGTCACTTTGGAAGGCCTCAaaccttgaagagaattgaaatgccTGACACACCATATTACAGATTTTGCTAG